In Micromonospora sp. LH3U1, one genomic interval encodes:
- a CDS encoding class F sortase produces MTTTRAGGRHGRPWRAAGAAVVVTMAMIGAGMIGAALKTTPAPRPPQPLAQAGPEVTGGSTANDAPAIDGQPVGQGDPPAGLARSAPTSIEIPRIGVDATIMSLGTNPDGTVQVPPLEQAEQAGWYEPGASPGETGNAVIVGHVDSAVLGPAVFFDLGALTPGDTVIVRRTDGLAATFKVDSVKSYPKTAFPTELVYGPSDRPSLRVVTCGGQFDKAAKSYPDNVVVFATLVA; encoded by the coding sequence TCGTCACCATGGCCATGATTGGCGCCGGCATGATCGGCGCCGCCCTGAAGACCACGCCCGCTCCCCGACCGCCGCAGCCGCTGGCCCAGGCCGGTCCCGAGGTCACCGGGGGGTCCACCGCAAATGACGCTCCGGCGATCGACGGGCAGCCCGTCGGCCAGGGGGACCCGCCAGCCGGGCTGGCCCGTTCGGCACCGACCAGCATCGAGATCCCCCGGATCGGTGTCGACGCGACGATCATGTCGTTGGGCACCAACCCGGACGGCACCGTCCAGGTTCCCCCGCTCGAACAGGCCGAGCAGGCCGGTTGGTACGAGCCCGGCGCGAGCCCCGGCGAGACCGGCAACGCGGTGATCGTCGGGCACGTGGATTCGGCGGTGCTCGGCCCGGCCGTCTTCTTCGACCTCGGCGCTCTCACCCCCGGCGACACCGTCATTGTGCGGCGGACCGACGGACTGGCGGCCACCTTCAAGGTCGACTCGGTGAAGTCGTACCCGAAGACCGCCTTCCCCACCGAGTTGGTGTACGGACCCAGCGACCGGCCCAGCCTGCGGGTGGTCACCTGCGGCGGCCAGTTCGACAAGGCCGCCAAGAGCTACCCGGACAACGTGGTCGTCTTCGCCACCCTGGTGGCGTGA